The Bacillota bacterium genome window below encodes:
- a CDS encoding 4Fe-4S binding protein encodes MTRVSREKSMRFKLSKYRRIIQAFFLVLFLILLVIAARPITLPFPAQLFLSSDPLIALTAVLAGLPLVTALLYSLITLIVTFLFGRIFCGYACPMGTFIDLFSPLAKLLNIDQKAFRKLKTVPLAMLAIVLIMSALKVNILMILDPISLLTRTMTVTVFPALNFIITKASIGLYKSDALASGVDSTMKALNGVLVYSNGKSLDSSQWIILIFISVVSLNVLGKRFWCRYLCPLGGLLGLIGRIPLYRRKVEADACAGCLDCATVCEMDAVAGDGDATDTASCVLCLKCRDECPQDAISWGLKPELVMEMPSRRLALAAIGTSIATAYLVPLKAAAAEAKQTLIRPPGVSNEDEFLNKCVRCGECLKACPTNVLQPSLLQYGLEALWTPHLDFSRGSCDWSCNACGRVCPTGAIQNLTLKEKQKFVIGRAEIDRSRCYPWIAGHGCKVCYDLCPLPEKAVILKDTGRYDNSGIRIVLPYMVRDKCIGCGICESECPVPKKKAVYVFHPSVKNPYPNNKMMELHVNMQKS; translated from the coding sequence TTGACAAGAGTTAGCAGAGAAAAATCAATGCGCTTTAAGTTATCAAAATACCGCAGAATAATTCAAGCGTTCTTCTTGGTGCTCTTTCTAATATTATTGGTGATCGCGGCAAGGCCGATTACCTTACCGTTTCCGGCACAGCTCTTTCTCTCCTCTGACCCGCTGATCGCTCTGACTGCAGTTCTAGCCGGCCTGCCACTGGTAACAGCCCTATTGTATTCCTTAATCACGCTTATCGTAACCTTCCTTTTCGGCCGAATCTTCTGCGGATACGCATGCCCAATGGGCACGTTTATAGACCTTTTCTCCCCGCTTGCCAAGCTTCTTAATATAGACCAGAAAGCGTTCAGAAAGCTTAAGACCGTGCCTTTAGCCATGCTAGCAATAGTTCTTATAATGAGTGCTTTGAAAGTTAACATCCTGATGATTCTTGACCCGATATCGCTTCTTACCCGAACAATGACAGTTACGGTCTTCCCCGCACTTAATTTTATAATTACGAAAGCAAGCATCGGATTATATAAATCCGATGCACTGGCCAGTGGGGTTGATAGCACAATGAAAGCACTGAACGGAGTGCTTGTCTACAGCAACGGAAAGTCTTTGGATTCGTCACAATGGATAATACTTATTTTTATCTCTGTTGTTAGCTTAAATGTGTTGGGCAAAAGGTTTTGGTGCCGGTACTTGTGCCCGCTTGGAGGCCTGCTTGGCCTCATCGGAAGAATACCGCTATATAGACGGAAGGTCGAAGCCGATGCCTGCGCTGGGTGCTTGGATTGCGCTACGGTCTGCGAGATGGATGCTGTTGCAGGCGATGGAGATGCAACTGACACCGCAAGCTGTGTCCTGTGCTTAAAATGCAGAGACGAGTGTCCGCAGGATGCGATATCCTGGGGATTAAAGCCCGAACTTGTGATGGAGATGCCGTCACGAAGGTTGGCCCTTGCAGCAATAGGTACAAGCATTGCCACAGCTTACCTAGTCCCTCTTAAGGCCGCGGCAGCAGAAGCAAAACAGACTTTAATTAGGCCCCCCGGCGTATCAAACGAAGATGAGTTCTTAAATAAGTGTGTACGGTGCGGAGAATGCCTTAAGGCATGCCCAACTAACGTGCTTCAACCATCGCTGCTTCAATACGGACTCGAAGCGCTGTGGACCCCACACCTGGACTTTAGCCGGGGCTCCTGCGACTGGTCATGTAACGCATGTGGAAGAGTATGCCCAACCGGTGCGATACAAAACCTCACGCTTAAAGAAAAACAAAAATTCGTCATTGGAAGGGCCGAGATAGACCGCAGCAGGTGCTACCCATGGATAGCCGGGCACGGCTGTAAGGTTTGCTACGACCTGTGCCCGCTCCCGGAAAAGGCAGTTATCTTAAAAGATACAGGACGATACGATAATAGCGGTATACGGATCGTTCTTCCATATATGGTAAGGGACAAATGTATCGGCTGCGGAATATGTGAGAGCGAGTGCCCCGTGCCTAAGAAGAAGGCAGTCTATGTCTTTCACCCAAGTGTAAAAAATCCCTATCCAAATAATAAGATGATGGAATTACACGTTAATATGCAAAAATCCTAA
- the dnaG gene encoding DNA primase — protein MANSNYKGRIKEEDISIVREHSDLVDVVSEYVALKKKGKLFWGICPFHQEKTPSFKVDPAMQLYHCFGCGEGGNVFSFIMKVEHLDFTEAVETLADRIGYKINYESTKKKETSKINRIMEANRLAQRFYQYILHETHEGERGRTYLKNRGLNDDIVSRYGLGLAPQTWSSLDRYLTKKGFSKEELLEAGLIIKGSKGYYDRFRGRLIFPIADTRGRIIAFGGRVLGAEEPKYLNSPETPVYHKSAVLYGLHLAKNDIVRKGTVIVVEGYTDVIALAQAGINNVVATLGTAFTAEHIELLKRFAERVVLVFDADSAGIKAAESAGSYLSEFRLPKMEALKDLERKSSSGLDVRVIVLPQGLDPADFIALRGGQPFHELVKSAEPFFDFYLTREINKYNIIEVRQKEQAALACFKLIATLDNPATQKEYLSRVAQRLGLSEDALTVKYNAIYKKTSVIRGEARAAALDPQEKTEQSFLHLAIKYPEIRKIIPADMDESYFVFPAHAQLFTVLKDLGAGTFDAGVLDNLDRRLASKATELLLAEPEYEEENLPKYFKDILITLKDFHYRRQINRLKAELQSFTSQENKTHYDALFEELITLEAKRRDLRQEGTVV, from the coding sequence ATGGCTAATTCTAATTATAAGGGTCGGATAAAAGAAGAAGATATAAGTATTGTGCGAGAGCACAGCGATCTTGTTGATGTCGTATCTGAATACGTTGCTTTAAAGAAAAAGGGCAAGCTTTTCTGGGGGATTTGTCCATTTCACCAGGAAAAGACCCCTTCATTTAAGGTTGATCCAGCCATGCAGCTCTATCATTGCTTTGGCTGCGGCGAAGGGGGAAATGTTTTCTCGTTTATAATGAAGGTTGAACATCTCGATTTTACTGAAGCTGTTGAGACCCTTGCGGACCGCATTGGCTACAAAATAAATTACGAGTCCACAAAGAAAAAGGAAACTTCTAAAATTAACCGGATTATGGAGGCAAATCGCTTAGCACAGCGTTTTTACCAATATATTTTACATGAAACACATGAAGGAGAACGCGGGCGAACGTATTTAAAGAATAGAGGCTTAAATGACGATATTGTATCTAGATATGGGCTTGGTTTAGCTCCTCAAACTTGGAGCTCTCTTGATAGATACCTTACAAAAAAGGGTTTCTCAAAGGAAGAGCTTCTTGAGGCGGGCCTTATTATTAAAGGCTCGAAGGGCTATTATGATCGCTTTCGTGGTAGGCTTATCTTCCCCATTGCCGATACAAGGGGAAGAATAATTGCTTTTGGTGGTCGGGTTTTGGGCGCTGAAGAGCCTAAATATCTCAACTCGCCAGAAACCCCAGTTTACCACAAAAGCGCGGTACTTTACGGGCTTCACCTAGCAAAAAATGACATAGTTCGAAAGGGCACCGTTATAGTTGTTGAGGGATATACCGATGTCATAGCGCTGGCGCAAGCGGGGATAAATAACGTGGTAGCCACACTTGGAACCGCTTTTACAGCTGAGCATATCGAGCTTTTAAAGAGGTTTGCTGAGCGAGTAGTCCTGGTATTTGATGCCGATAGTGCAGGAATAAAAGCTGCTGAGAGCGCTGGATCTTACCTTTCGGAATTCAGGCTCCCCAAAATGGAGGCGTTAAAGGATTTGGAACGGAAAAGCTCTTCGGGGTTGGATGTAAGAGTAATTGTGCTGCCGCAGGGCCTTGATCCTGCAGATTTTATAGCTTTGAGAGGCGGCCAACCGTTCCACGAGCTTGTAAAATCTGCCGAGCCATTCTTTGATTTTTACTTGACTAGAGAGATCAATAAGTATAATATCATTGAGGTTCGGCAAAAAGAGCAGGCCGCGCTGGCTTGTTTTAAACTAATAGCAACGCTGGATAATCCAGCAACACAGAAAGAGTACCTTAGCAGAGTAGCGCAACGGCTTGGCCTTAGCGAAGATGCTCTTACAGTTAAGTATAACGCTATATACAAGAAAACTTCCGTAATTCGAGGTGAAGCACGGGCAGCAGCGCTAGATCCGCAGGAAAAGACGGAACAATCATTCCTTCACTTAGCAATAAAATATCCCGAGATAAGAAAGATAATACCGGCAGACATGGATGAGAGCTACTTTGTTTTTCCAGCTCACGCCCAGCTTTTTACAGTTTTAAAGGACCTGGGGGCGGGTACATTTGATGCGGGCGTGCTGGATAATCTTGACAGGCGACTGGCTTCAAAAGCAACGGAATTGCTGCTGGCCGAGCCTGAGTATGAAGAAGAGAATTTACCAAAATATTTTAAGGATATTTTGATAACGCTCAAGGATTTTCACTATAGACGTCAAATTAATAGATTGAAGGCTGAACTTCAATCATTTACGTCTCAAGAAAATAAAACGCATTACGATGCATTATTTGAGGAATTAATAACTCTTGAAGCAAAAAGGCGGGATCTTCGTCAAGAGGGAACCGTAGTTTGA
- a CDS encoding flavodoxin family protein produces the protein MFVVAINGSPNEDGNTAFLLKEVLKSAEKVGAKTELLHSMNILEGQEKPYCDACSSPCNESCYEDTLLEEAFDKLARADAIVLGSPVYFGTVSAQLKAIFDKSRAYRKRKAFAGKVGAAVTVGSSRFGGQETTIRALHDIMMVHGMTVVSDSSVSETIGHHGVCAQKPADKDVEAIKSARVVGIRLVEECK, from the coding sequence ATATTTGTGGTTGCTATTAACGGAAGTCCTAACGAGGATGGGAATACGGCTTTCTTATTAAAGGAGGTCTTAAAATCGGCTGAGAAAGTCGGGGCTAAGACAGAGCTGCTGCACTCCATGAATATATTGGAGGGGCAGGAGAAGCCTTATTGCGATGCGTGCAGCTCACCCTGTAACGAGAGCTGCTACGAAGATACCTTGCTTGAGGAGGCTTTTGATAAGTTAGCGCGGGCCGATGCGATAGTGCTCGGGAGCCCCGTATACTTCGGTACTGTGTCGGCCCAATTAAAGGCAATTTTTGATAAGAGCAGGGCTTATAGGAAAAGGAAAGCCTTCGCCGGTAAGGTGGGTGCAGCCGTTACAGTCGGGTCATCGCGTTTCGGGGGCCAGGAAACAACAATAAGGGCTCTGCACGATATTATGATGGTTCATGGGATGACGGTGGTATCCGATTCTTCGGTGTCAGAAACTATTGGCCACCACGGTGTTTGCGCTCAAAAGCCCGCAGACAAGGATGTGGAGGCAATAAAAAGTGCCCGCGTTGTCGGGATACGGCTAGTCGAGGAATGTAAGTAA
- a CDS encoding toprim domain-containing protein, which translates to MMERSRPAMKDFDFKDLIERVREQTDIMQVIGQRIALDRHHKALCPFHEEKTPSFSVNPKGQYFHCFGCGIGGDVFRFLELYENKPFMEALSELASQVGISLTSITSEDRERIKETRTIDDILTETAMFYHQSLTPEVKSYLIKERGFTEEIISRFQIGYANGGLREHLIDKRKFPLDLCLKAGILKKTAEGAVRDYFYHRVIFPNLKRGRVVHLSGRSLDGQEPKYLHLPGEMRYLYNEDALSSKTVYIAEGIPDCLSAVQAGYPAVAILGSSNFKPEYLPKFSRCEAVYLCLDGDKAGEEGALRIGGLIGERARVIQLPTGLDLNDYFKDHRKEDFESLIASAKDIIKYELSLIPPSMDKTELPQRLEPILKKLARMERAKAEAYLSYEIKPRFKLKKEDIDGYRELVNKYRRGEAEAPNIHTASTDTEPVYTALFEGLVDLVEHNGSPGFLVKDGGKLSILPQVERDGVLYIPPPKEQIPWLLPRGEEVLKLYELQEFLSQRDRDG; encoded by the coding sequence ATGATGGAAAGGAGCCGCCCAGCGATGAAAGATTTTGATTTTAAGGATTTGATTGAAAGGGTGAGAGAACAGACCGACATCATGCAGGTTATCGGTCAGCGTATCGCCCTTGATCGCCACCATAAAGCCCTTTGTCCTTTTCATGAGGAGAAGACCCCAAGTTTTTCCGTTAATCCGAAGGGTCAGTATTTTCACTGCTTTGGGTGTGGCATAGGAGGGGATGTTTTCCGGTTTCTTGAGCTCTACGAGAATAAGCCCTTTATGGAGGCTTTGTCTGAACTTGCCAGTCAGGTCGGAATTTCCCTCACCTCTATAACCTCAGAAGACAGGGAACGCATCAAGGAAACTCGCACGATTGATGACATCCTCACTGAGACCGCTATGTTTTACCACCAGAGCCTTACCCCGGAGGTCAAAAGTTACCTCATCAAGGAGCGGGGCTTTACCGAGGAGATCATCTCCCGCTTTCAGATAGGTTATGCCAATGGAGGCTTGCGGGAGCATCTAATAGATAAGCGGAAATTCCCGTTAGACCTTTGCCTCAAGGCAGGGATTCTTAAAAAAACGGCAGAAGGAGCGGTCAGGGATTATTTCTATCACCGGGTCATCTTCCCTAACCTCAAGCGAGGCAGGGTGGTTCATCTCTCAGGCAGAAGCCTTGACGGTCAGGAGCCTAAATATCTGCACCTTCCGGGAGAGATGCGCTACCTCTACAACGAGGACGCCCTATCCAGCAAAACGGTATATATCGCCGAGGGGATACCCGACTGCCTCTCCGCTGTTCAAGCGGGCTATCCCGCCGTTGCCATCCTCGGATCATCCAATTTCAAGCCCGAATACCTACCAAAGTTCTCCCGATGCGAGGCGGTCTATCTCTGCCTTGACGGAGACAAGGCCGGAGAGGAGGGGGCTCTCAGGATTGGAGGACTTATCGGGGAGCGGGCAAGGGTCATCCAGCTTCCCACAGGGCTTGACCTTAACGATTATTTCAAGGACCACCGCAAAGAGGATTTTGAAAGCCTTATTGCCTCCGCCAAGGACATCATCAAATACGAACTGAGCCTCATTCCTCCCAGTATGGACAAGACCGAGCTTCCCCAAAGACTTGAGCCTATTTTGAAGAAGCTTGCCCGAATGGAGAGGGCAAAGGCGGAGGCGTATCTAAGCTATGAGATCAAGCCCCGCTTTAAGCTGAAGAAGGAAGACATAGACGGCTATCGGGAGCTGGTCAACAAATACCGCCGAGGGGAAGCTGAAGCGCCAAACATACACACTGCCAGCACAGACACCGAGCCTGTTTATACCGCCCTGTTTGAGGGGCTGGTTGACCTGGTAGAGCACAACGGCAGCCCCGGCTTCCTTGTCAAAGACGGAGGCAAACTCTCCATCCTGCCCCAGGTTGAACGAGACGGCGTCCTCTACATCCCCCCACCCAAGGAGCAAATCCCCTGGCTTCTGCCTCGTGGAGAGGAAGTCTTAAAACTCTACGAACTTCAAGAGTTTCTATCCCAAAGGGACAGGGATGGG
- the rpoD gene encoding RNA polymerase sigma factor RpoD: protein MSEVKQLVSMGQEKGVLTSDEIGSALESLDLTSEQIDNIYTYLFNIGVEIIDTSDDGTVEDGLDVDLNSEEVGVVPEEEEEVTEEEIRNIDLSVKAPTNDPVRMYLKEIGKVPLLTAEEEVELAKRIEAGEKAAAKLEKEEAKLSREEIRKLRRIERDGMAAKKKLVEANLRLVVSIAKRYVGRGMLFLDLIQEGNLGLIRAVEKFDYRKGYKFSTYATWWIRQAITRAIADQARTIRIPVHMVETINKLIRIQRQLLQELGREPTPEEIAEEMGLTPEKVREILKISQEPVSLETPIGEEEDSQLGDFIEDQEAEVPADAASFSLLQEQLQEVLDTLSERERRVIELRFGLIDGHPRTLEEVGRVFGVTRERIRQIESKTLSKLRHPNRSAKLRDYLE, encoded by the coding sequence ATTTCAGAGGTTAAGCAACTGGTCTCGATGGGGCAGGAAAAGGGCGTCCTAACATCCGATGAAATAGGCAGCGCTCTCGAATCGCTTGATCTTACCAGTGAACAAATAGATAACATCTATACCTACCTATTTAATATTGGTGTTGAGATCATTGATACAAGCGATGACGGCACAGTCGAGGATGGGTTGGATGTTGATCTTAATAGCGAAGAAGTAGGGGTTGTGCCTGAAGAGGAAGAGGAAGTTACTGAGGAAGAGATCAGGAATATAGACTTGTCCGTTAAGGCACCAACCAATGATCCGGTGCGCATGTACCTGAAGGAGATCGGTAAAGTACCGCTTCTTACAGCCGAGGAAGAAGTCGAACTGGCTAAGAGGATAGAAGCTGGTGAAAAAGCAGCGGCCAAGCTCGAAAAAGAAGAAGCAAAGCTCTCGCGAGAGGAGATAAGAAAGCTTCGTAGAATTGAGCGCGACGGAATGGCTGCTAAGAAAAAGCTTGTTGAAGCAAACTTAAGACTGGTTGTCAGCATCGCGAAAAGATACGTCGGTCGGGGAATGCTTTTTCTTGACCTAATCCAGGAGGGCAATCTTGGCCTTATCCGCGCCGTTGAGAAATTTGATTATCGGAAAGGATATAAATTCAGCACATATGCAACCTGGTGGATTCGCCAGGCGATTACCCGTGCAATTGCCGACCAGGCAAGAACTATCCGTATCCCTGTCCATATGGTCGAGACTATCAATAAATTGATAAGGATTCAAAGGCAGCTCCTGCAGGAACTTGGGCGCGAACCCACTCCTGAGGAAATAGCAGAGGAAATGGGTCTCACACCCGAGAAGGTCCGTGAGATACTGAAGATCTCGCAGGAGCCGGTATCCCTTGAAACGCCGATCGGCGAAGAAGAGGACAGCCAGCTTGGCGACTTCATCGAGGATCAAGAGGCCGAAGTGCCAGCGGATGCAGCATCATTTTCACTGCTCCAGGAGCAGCTGCAGGAAGTTCTCGATACGCTATCCGAGCGCGAACGCAGGGTTATCGAGCTTCGCTTTGGTCTGATCGATGGCCACCCAAGGACGCTTGAGGAAGTAGGCCGGGTATTTGGCGTGACGCGTGAGCGCATTAGACAAATCGAATCCAAGACGCTTAGTAAGCTTCGCCATCCAAACCGCAGCGCAAAGCTGAGGGATTATTTGGAGTAG
- a CDS encoding sigma-70 family RNA polymerase sigma factor: MGQNYRGLFQDWEIAVAKKLVNEFQGKWRCLEREDFDDLLQECLTHWFFAKDDYDPRQEASQKTFMGRIIRNKLTDLVRERESDKRKIAHLTVSLDEPLGDDEDSPALIDKIDEQTISDAIPNRFLEIQLKIDLSKVLQKLTPKQKELCLLLGEKGLTVKEASEYLKTPRSTIYDELKRIRTIFMKEGLEDYLK; the protein is encoded by the coding sequence ATGGGTCAAAATTACAGAGGACTCTTTCAGGATTGGGAGATTGCGGTTGCCAAGAAGTTGGTCAACGAATTTCAAGGAAAGTGGAGATGCCTGGAACGGGAAGACTTTGACGACCTGTTACAGGAATGCCTTACTCACTGGTTCTTTGCCAAGGATGATTACGACCCCAGACAGGAGGCGTCTCAAAAAACCTTTATGGGGCGGATCATCCGAAACAAACTCACCGACCTTGTCCGAGAAAGGGAATCGGACAAAAGAAAGATTGCCCACCTCACGGTCTCCCTTGATGAGCCTTTAGGAGACGATGAGGACTCTCCAGCCCTAATTGACAAGATTGATGAGCAGACTATCAGCGATGCCATTCCCAATCGATTCTTGGAAATCCAGCTAAAAATAGACCTCTCAAAGGTTCTCCAGAAGCTTACCCCCAAACAAAAAGAGCTCTGCCTTTTGCTTGGCGAGAAGGGGCTTACTGTCAAAGAGGCAAGCGAGTATCTCAAGACCCCCCGAAGCACCATATACGACGAGTTAAAGCGTATCAGAACAATCTTTATGAAAGAAGGGCTTGAGGACTATCTGAAATGA
- a CDS encoding recombinase family protein, with the protein MKKCGFVIRVSTDRQAKNKEGSLKNQLQRLRAHVEYKNVACGEQWVEVERYILKAVSGKDSFRSKEFARLFEDIRIGKINTVICTALDRISRSVKDFLNFFEILNKYNVEFVCLKQNYDTTSSQGKLFITIMMALAEFEREQTSERNKDATMARAERGLWNGGQLLGYDLDPNRKGYLIPNEKEKALVNFAYDTYLQCGSILETAKIMNKHGYRTKEYTSRRDKFHPAEEFCYSSVQHILTNYAYIGKKEINKKKRTEDQEKLPESERYRIVDAVWEPIVDEEKFYSVQALLKKNCVSKHNEAKPVKHNYILNGGLLWCGKCGKEMEGRSGTGARGVRYYYYICKNKECKFKVPAAEIEGVVLKRIRELSTKKDIMESIIKSTNEKLQKELPELKEQKTLLQKELTEIKNFADGIMNKWASLASEDSSLFLKDKLDQLGKRRKEIETGIQALEEMIEEIEKESVTQELVMLALNKFTDVFDHIRPYQQKELLSLVLHKAILAPDSIKIALYGRPPEIGLLSLCESEIRSQTPIWLPGQDSNLQPSGYNCLRISSEIGLYHLPALILYQPTSRKSGASPNAFQALEYSLAG; encoded by the coding sequence ATGAAGAAGTGCGGCTTTGTTATCCGGGTGAGCACGGACAGGCAGGCAAAGAATAAGGAAGGCTCCCTCAAAAACCAGCTTCAAAGACTACGGGCTCATGTGGAATATAAAAATGTGGCCTGCGGGGAGCAGTGGGTTGAGGTTGAGAGGTATATCCTCAAGGCAGTATCCGGCAAAGACTCCTTCCGAAGCAAAGAATTTGCAAGGCTCTTTGAAGATATCCGAATAGGAAAAATCAATACTGTTATCTGCACTGCCCTGGATAGGATCAGTCGGTCCGTCAAGGACTTTCTCAACTTCTTTGAAATCTTAAACAAATACAATGTGGAGTTTGTCTGTCTCAAGCAGAACTACGATACCACCTCCTCCCAGGGAAAGCTCTTTATAACCATCATGATGGCATTGGCGGAGTTTGAGAGGGAGCAGACATCGGAGAGAAACAAAGACGCAACTATGGCAAGGGCGGAAAGGGGGCTGTGGAACGGCGGGCAACTCCTGGGATATGATTTAGACCCCAATAGGAAGGGATACCTTATCCCCAACGAGAAAGAAAAGGCACTTGTCAACTTCGCCTATGATACCTACCTGCAATGCGGCTCAATCCTTGAGACCGCAAAGATAATGAACAAACACGGCTACAGGACGAAGGAATACACCTCACGGAGAGACAAATTTCACCCTGCCGAGGAGTTTTGCTACTCCTCTGTCCAGCACATATTGACAAACTATGCCTATATAGGAAAGAAGGAGATCAACAAGAAGAAAAGGACTGAGGATCAGGAAAAGCTCCCGGAGAGTGAGCGGTATCGGATTGTGGATGCCGTCTGGGAGCCGATTGTAGATGAGGAAAAGTTTTATAGCGTGCAGGCTCTCCTAAAGAAAAACTGCGTCTCGAAACACAACGAGGCAAAGCCTGTCAAACATAACTACATCCTAAACGGTGGGCTTCTCTGGTGCGGGAAGTGCGGGAAGGAGATGGAGGGGCGCTCTGGAACCGGGGCCAGGGGTGTGAGGTATTATTACTACATCTGCAAGAACAAAGAATGCAAGTTCAAGGTGCCTGCCGCTGAAATCGAGGGAGTTGTCCTAAAAAGGATTAGAGAGCTCTCCACCAAAAAAGACATCATGGAGAGCATCATTAAATCCACCAACGAAAAATTGCAGAAGGAACTCCCGGAGTTGAAAGAGCAAAAAACACTCCTCCAGAAGGAGCTTACGGAGATCAAGAATTTTGCCGATGGCATTATGAATAAGTGGGCATCCCTGGCAAGCGAGGACAGCAGTCTTTTCCTCAAAGACAAGCTGGATCAGTTAGGCAAAAGAAGAAAAGAGATTGAGACTGGCATCCAGGCATTAGAAGAGATGATCGAGGAAATAGAAAAGGAGTCCGTCACTCAAGAATTAGTGATGCTTGCCTTGAATAAATTTACGGATGTCTTTGATCACATCCGGCCTTATCAACAGAAGGAACTCTTGAGCCTCGTCCTCCATAAGGCCATCCTTGCCCCGGACAGCATAAAAATAGCCCTATACGGGCGTCCACCCGAAATAGGGCTACTTTCTTTATGTGAATCTGAGATACGCTCTCAGACACCAATCTGGCTCCCCGGGCAGGATTCGAACCTGCAACCCTCCGGTTACAATTGCCTCCGAATTTCTTCGGAGATTGGACTATATCATCTTCCGGCATTGATCTTGTATCAACCCACCAGCCGGAAGTCGGGCGCTTCCCCTAATGCATTCCAAGCATTAGAGTACTCCCTTGCGGGATAG
- a CDS encoding deoxyguanosinetriphosphate triphosphohydrolase codes for MKQDKATPRQLYEQQEKEQLAQNAKRSVDTKGREKPIEPCPLRTCYQRDRDRIIHSKAFRRLINKTQVFLAPEGDHYRTRLTHTLEVSQISRTIARALRLNEDLTEAIALGHDLGHTPFGHVGEKAIDEIFRELRDSGYRGAPGHFHHNEQSLRVVDVIEYDGKGLNLTWEVRDGILNHTGECDPETLEGRVVKIADRIAYINHDIDDAIRAGILSVEDIPARLTSILGKHHGLRINNMVCNLVEYSRGKATIEMSPEFMNAMLELREFLFEHVYLGSAAKSENDKAKNVIRSLFFLFLEKPELLPPDFQPSGEEELPIKVCDYVAGMTDRYAIKAFEEYFVPQVWMV; via the coding sequence ATGAAACAGGATAAAGCGACGCCAAGACAATTATATGAGCAGCAGGAAAAGGAGCAGCTTGCACAAAATGCAAAACGAAGTGTTGATACTAAAGGCCGGGAAAAACCTATTGAACCGTGTCCTTTGCGTACCTGTTACCAGCGCGATCGCGACCGCATAATCCACTCAAAAGCGTTCAGGCGGCTTATCAACAAGACCCAGGTATTTTTGGCTCCAGAAGGGGACCATTATCGGACACGTCTCACACATACCCTTGAGGTAAGCCAGATATCGAGAACTATAGCAAGGGCACTTCGTTTGAACGAGGATTTAACTGAGGCTATCGCTCTGGGACATGACCTAGGCCATACCCCGTTTGGCCATGTCGGTGAGAAGGCGATAGATGAAATTTTCAGGGAGCTGAGAGATAGCGGATACCGGGGAGCACCGGGGCATTTCCATCACAACGAGCAGAGTTTGCGGGTTGTTGATGTCATCGAGTACGACGGCAAGGGCCTCAATCTTACCTGGGAAGTACGGGATGGCATACTTAATCACACCGGTGAATGCGATCCGGAAACATTGGAAGGCAGAGTGGTAAAAATCGCGGATCGAATTGCTTATATAAATCACGACATAGACGATGCGATAAGGGCGGGCATTTTAAGCGTTGAGGATATTCCGGCCAGGCTCACCAGCATTTTGGGAAAGCATCATGGACTTCGCATCAACAACATGGTCTGCAACTTGGTCGAATATAGCAGGGGGAAGGCTACTATAGAGATGAGTCCGGAGTTTATGAATGCGATGCTAGAGCTAAGAGAGTTTCTATTTGAGCATGTTTACTTAGGCTCGGCCGCAAAGTCAGAGAACGACAAGGCTAAAAACGTAATAAGAAGCCTTTTTTTCCTGTTCTTAGAAAAGCCCGAACTCCTCCCGCCTGATTTTCAGCCATCAGGGGAGGAGGAGCTTCCAATTAAGGTGTGCGACTACGTAGCCGGTATGACTGATCGTTACGCAATCAAAGCATTCGAGGAATATTTCGTTCCTCAGGTTTGGATGGTATGA